TCTTGTACTATCTCAGACACAGCTGTCTTTTGTACTACTTCTAATCCAGCTTGTGTCAGCGGTTCCATTATTAGTTTGGTTATCTGTATAATCATAAGAAGATCTCTATcctctgcatgcatgtgtgtgtcTGCGTGTTGTCCGGTGGAGGATGATCATGCTCTTTatctccatgcatgcataatgcATTGTACGTATGAAGCAGTGAAAGCTGACATGTTGTGTGGCGCTTTTCTACCCCGTGGATGTAcagtacatacatacatgcctACTAATCATGCTGCTTGGTGCAGTTTGCAagctttgcatgcatgcttaattAATCGATTGACATTTCTAGCTAGATATATATAGTCCATGTAGATATTTAAACACGGCAATATATTTGTGTACATGTTCTCTGAATCCTGTAGGTCTATATAATTAAGCAAGCTGGCCTGGAGCACTCTCTCTGCATGTATGGTAAGGGTATGCTTCCTTCACGTATAGCTTACAAATGTGGTTTTAAGTTCCAATGAGAATATTAGATCATATGCATTTCTCATCAAGTATTGTCATGCATACTGTTATGAATAGTAGTCCTAATTTTGGATATGTATGCACCAAATTAAATGCTCAAATAAGCCGTGTCAATGATTTTTACTATTCCATCTAATCACAAATACTTATCATTTTGGACGAATTTCTagacaaacttttaaaatttggacTATCGATATAATTTCACATAGTAATATTAGatacatgaaaaattatacatatggATTCGTTTAAAATTCTATTATAATGTAATTTAATGGATTTTACCATTTCTTACAGTATATAGAAATTGGATGCTAGTCAAAGTTGCATTTGTTGGCAGACGTACTATATATGTCAATGTTCAAAATGCAGACATTACTAGCtagagggagtacatgttGATGAAGGTTCCTGTTAGAACAGTGcattatataaatttcattAGTGCTATTCTATATACACATTTCTGtgtatatttttcagtattgctGCCTTAATTGGTTCTCTTTGCTGACTTAATATATTTAAGTTCTCAGTGCAATTAATGTGTCGATTTATGCACATGCATATGGACTAGTACGCTAAATTTTTCCATTCCCACTcaccttttctctctccctctcgatTACACTAGTTACTGTCTGGGACAATCTGTGTAAATTGTAATACCACTTGAAATATTCTGTTCTTCATAATACCACTCCGATCCCTAAATGAATCTTCTACATGTGGAAAGAGAACATAATCTATATACACAGAGACAGAGTCACAGATGGTACAAAAATCACTGTCTGTACAACATAAAAAGAGATATATGAAACACAATTTCATaacctttttttaatatgtatgTAATGATCAATGAGGAATGCATGTCTTTGAAGAACACAAAAATATTGCACTTTTTTGGTTGAGGGAAGCATTATATTTTCTACCAACTATGTATATATCTCCACATCACAATTTCACACAAGCACATAATGCACGCCTTTGTGTGTTAGTTTGTCCTTGATTCGAGTTGAAACAAAGCCAATAATAGATGGCATAATtaacctataaaatatgtaattaagtATGCGACATAATCAAACCGGATGATCCTCTCAATCTCTAGCACCCCCAAAGCGTGTAGGAATCTTCATGGAAAGATCCTACTCCTACTTCATATGATGAGGGGGGGCTTTGCTGTCCCCTCAGGACCGGATCGGCTTCGATCGGATGCAAAGCTACACGAATCCCCAATTGTACTATTTAATCAGAAACTTTTCAGTTCATCACCGCATGCATATGTCGCGCCCTTTGTATTATATGTAATCTGACGATCTTTCAGTGACAAAAGAACTGGGctttgcaacttgcaagttgcaaaaCTTTGCTTATTAATTACCAACTGGCACATACTATATGTATGGTCTCGCCTCCTGCGAAAAGCGTCCATATAGCTCTCTACCTGTTTTAACATCCATCTCTCAACATACGTATATATAGAGATCGACGAACTGGATCGAGCGATAGAGATGATATTCTATAGAGACTTGCTCggtctaaaaaaaatacttcgaggtatcggtatcttgaaataccaaatcgtttttgactattggatctagctatcTAAGTAGGATGCGCACTGTTAGATCTAAagatcaaaaataatttgataacGCGAGGTCTcgatatctcaagatactttttgttggaccgaaacAAATCTCTATTGTATAGGTGTATCATGTATGTACTACCCACTGGGCATGCAAGAGGCAGCTGCTGCATGCAGGCATGCACGTTATGGCCACACCAAGTTGGAAACGGTGGGTATATATTGAACTGCATGCCAGTCTCTCATCCACCTGCCAAAAAGGCTTTACTTTGGGAATTGGGAGTTAGCACCTGCAGACTGCTCTCGTCGCGCCTTGTAAGTTGCACTCATTATATTCCCCTGTAGTACACCGTACCTGCAACTCGATCACTACTTCACACTAGCTAGTTGTACGTCGCAGTAGGTGTGGTTGGAGGAGTGCAACCAGTTGGAGTTGGTCATTCAATTGGAAGCGCTAGTTGATCGATGCGTATATAATCTACTCTTCAAAAGAAGCTCATGGTAGCGACGCACGGTAAATCTAGTACCAACTGATCATatagtaaattttacaaattaccTTGAATTTAGAACAGTTACTACAACTTcgataaataaatagtcacagataaaataaactaacatCAATATTCCCTATAGAGAAAAAGATTAACACATCTcatgaaaaatacatatttatatttatttttaaaaatattataatatattttaatttacccATAAGCatttaactaattattatcaaatacTACACCGGCCTAGCTTACGTGTGATGGGCCAAAACCATCATCTCTCTAGTATGAGCCTCATCACAGGTAAGTGGTCATGTGGGATCACCTCTGACATACTAGGACGCAAAACCCATTAGAAGTGACTCTCAACCTGCAACAAGTGACCATACCACATACGACAATGACTAACAAGACATCATTGGTAACTTGGTCACGTTGATGGGATAAATCACAAATGATGACCTGGAGTACAAAGTCGTCATGGGCAGGAGTTACCTGTGATGGATTTAAGCGAAGTCTCTAAAATTTGTGAGGACACATTATTGTAGATAAGCGAAGTCTTTCCAAACATAGGAATAACATAGGTCCTATATAATTTACTAACATGACTAGCTGACTAACACCTAATATAGTGATATTTGGGCTCACTCTCGTCTTTTTAGGGCCGGTTCTCAGCCCACGTTTTTTATACCCATCTTTAACCAGAGCATTGCTATACGTATGATATAATCATACAATTAGCGTATGATACCACATATGGATGAACGCTGCGGACGAATGGATAGCCGACGAAACATTTTATCGTACGCTAATCGTACGATTGTATCGCATGTATAGCAATTTTGCCTTAACCACGTTTCCCGTTAGGGTACTAGAGTGACGATTGTGTGGTAAACCACTAAATTTCAAatgtattttgaaaataatttaagtttttgataaattttatatcgtTTTCATGGTTTACCACTTAGTAACCTTACAGTATGGGTCTCCAATGGTAAGGTTAACCCTTATGGAGACCCGATCATTTTCGAATGtccatatgcatatatatgtacttatgTAGCGGCCCAATGGATCGACCAAATGATAAAATGCATAGCTCATTGCATACATAGGTTGTACGTGTAAGTGTGatacttttttctttcattccaAAATACTCCTGATTTTTTATTCAACGGTTTTCAATTTTGGGTctatatatttgaccatttgtcttattaaaaaaattatataattatcaattattttattatgatttgatttattactaattaaAGAAATGTTAAGAATgacataattttgtatatttgtacaaactttttgaataaaacaaacggtcaaacactgatagatataaaagtcaacaacgtcaaataaaataaagaagtaTATACTTTATTTCTGCAGTTTCGTTTTCATTTTTGGTTCTATATCCAGCTGATTACACTTCTTGTATCTACAGTTTTTGTTTTCGTTTATGAACACCAAATTTGTTGTGAGATGAAAGATGAAGGATGGAAAATTATCTGAATTTTTAgaagctatttaatagtataaatgatgaaattaactaatataacgTTAAAAGGTTGACCTTAAAAAGGTGAGATTAAAAGAACGCACTCGTACTCTCACAAGTTCTTTGGAACGCTATCAGCATGGAAATGCATATAAAACATCCATTCAAATATTCAATGATTTACCCCATGGTTTTTGAGTAGCTATATATGCACCTGTTATATAATTGGGGTATTGATATTTGGGTCTTGGCTGATGCTGTGTACAATGGTGCAAAACAAGCTAGTATTATCGTTCGCATGCACTTCTAAGTGTATACATGCACTGCAAAGTACTCTTCCACTAGTTTGataattttgtggttttgtACAATAGTATGCTAGCTCTTCTAAATTTACGTATGCCCATGATATTTCTATTTAAaagatataaagataaaaatgattacttttattaatttattttgtatggcTCACCTATAAATATTGTCatattgtttttaaactaaatatttaaatgttattaataattaaaattttaatagtaatattattaatagttGGACCAGCCCCTTGTTTAAAAGGGTAAGAATTACGGAACCGGAAAAAgtattcaaaagatttgtttagtttgtGCATGGTGCCGGTGGGGCAATAATCATTTAACCGATCGACTTGCAGGCTGTCAACGATGTGGTGGTAAATTAACAGAGCACAAAACAGAGCGCGCCGGCGTGGCCACTAGTCTAGGTTTATCAATAGCGTCTTCAAAAATCTGGTCAATTTATGACCATTCCCGTTCTTAATTCGTGACCAACGACTGACCATGCAGAAGATCACTTAATATATTCAGGACTTCAGGTGCAGTAGGCCCATCATGTGATGCATGGTTCACACAAgtgcaattaattattatcgtttactatatactcccttcatccacagaactttttttttcgctGTATTTCTCCCCAAAAAAACCTTAACTTTGATGTAATAATTGCTAAAGTTTATGGAAGTGGGAGAAAAAATGCCTCAGAGTATATGAAAGTGGTGTacaaagtttgaaaaataaatattattgcaGCTCTTTTAGCTTTGTgttagtttgaaaaataaataaacgcGGATCACGCGATCCACAGGCATCGCCGCACCACGGTACATTTGAGAGGCGATGGTTTCGGGTTGTGCCCATTGCGGCCTGTGCAAGGCTCGGGTTTAAGCCCAGTAGTGTTGTTACAACATGGGCTCCTTTCGGATGGAACTTTGGTCCGGTCCGTCAAACACGCAAACTGTAttgctctccctctccctctcaccCTCGCCTGTTTGTTTGGCGCGAAGCCGGGAACCACAACGCCCGCCCACGAGGCACAAATCACAAATGTCTATGTTTGAATAGGCCGTCACGTGCTCCCCGCGCGCCCAAACAAGCAAGCACTGCACAGCCGCTAGAGAATTAGAAGCTCGCGAAGTCGGAGATCAATAGGGATGGCCACCATGGAAGGGGAGGGTAGTGCACCATCGCGCATGACATCGTCCGTCCCCACGATGtggcctctcctcctcctccgcgcctcCGTCCTAtccgccgcgctgctcgccgccgtcgaggcggccccgcgtggaggcggcggcgggcagcaGGAGCTCctggccaccggcggcggggcgagcGGCCTCACGAGGGCGCCGCCCCGGCCCGCGCCCAGCAAGGTGGCGCTGGACAGCGTGACGCTCCCCGCCGACACCTCCGCGGGTTTCGCCGGCGCGTGGAGCGTCGTGAGCGAGAACTCGGGCGTGTCCGCGATGCACCTGGTGGTCATGCGCCACGGCAAGGCCGTCATGTTCGACACGTCTACGACGGGGCGGTCGCTGATGAGGCTCCCCGTGGGCGGGTGCCGCCCCGACACCCGAAGCAGGCGGCCCGGCGCCATGGACTGCTGGGCGCACGCCGTGGAGTTCGACTACAACACCGGCGCGCTCCGGTCTCTCAAGGTTAATCGATCATACCTCCTCCCCCCGAGATGCTCCATCGTTCTTTCCGCCGGTTTGGTCGCTGCTGCTCACGACGCCACGACTCGGGCGCACGCCACGCACGCTGCAGATCGTGACGGACACGTGGTGCTCGTCGGGCGCATTCGACGTCGACGGCAACCTCGTGCAGACTGGCGGCTACTTCGAAGGTGACAAATCTGTCAGGTACCTGGGCGCGTGCGACCGCTGCGACTGGAAGGAGTTTCCCAAGAGCCTTGCCGAAGGAAGATGGTATAGTACATTAGTAAGATCGAGACGGTAATTTTTGACGTTACAAAACTCGACAAGGATTTGACATTTAGTTTGGCGGAGGGGTCGAGCAGGTACGCAACGCAGCTTGTGCTGCCGGACGGCGGCTTCATCGTgatcggcgggcggcgcgcgtTCAGCTACGAGTTCGTCCCGCCGGGCGGTCAAGTGAACACCAAGACCATGCCCCTCCGGCTGCTCCGGGAGACCACCGACGAAGACGAGAACAACCTGTACCCCTTCGTCTACCTCCTCCCGGACGGGAACCTCTTCATCTTCGTCAACGACCGCTCCGTCGTGTTCGACTACGGGAGCGGGCAGGTCGTGCGCGAGCTTCCGatcctccccgccggcgctCGGAACTACCCTGCGTCCGCCATGTCCGCGCTCCTTCCCCTGGACCTCCGCCGGGGGGTCGGCCTTAGCGCGGAGGTCATCgtctgcggcggcgccaccaaGAATTCCTTCAAGCTCGGCGAGAGCAGCACATTCCCTCCCGCGCTCCGGGACTGCGCGCGCATCAACCCGTCTAAGCCTCGGGCGCGGTGGGCGCTCGACCAAATGCCCGTCGCCCGCGTCATGGGCGACATGCTGATCCTGCCCACCGGCGACCTGCTCATGCTGAACGGCGCAGCCAAGGGATGCTCCGGCTGGGGCTTCGGCCGGCAGCCTGTTCTGAGCCCTGTCCTGTACTCGCCACATCAGCCCCGCGGAAAGCGGTTCCGCGCtctgacggcgacgaccgtcCCGCGCATGTACCACGCCACCAGCGCGGTGCTCCCCGACGCCACCGTGCTCGTGGCcggcagcaacaccaacacgGCCTACAACTTCAGCGGCGTGGACTTCCCGACCGAGGTGCGCGTGGAGCGGTTCACCCCGCCGTACCTCTCCCCGCAGCTCGCGGCCAACCGCCCGTCGATCGACGCGGCTTCCCTGCCCCGCGACGGCATGCGGTACGGCTCCAGGTTCACGCTCCGGTTCGCGACGCCCGCGCAGGCCGTGGGCAACGCCGACGTGAAGGTGACCATGTACGCGCCGCCGTTCACGACGCACGGGTACTCCATGAACCAGCGGCTGCTGATACTGCCCGTCGCCGCGTTCGCCGCGCAGGGGCGACAGCACACGGTGACCGTCGACCCGCCGCCGAAGCCGGagctcgcgccgccggggtACTACATGGTGTACGTGGTGGCGAAGGGGGTCCCGAGCAAGGCCGCGTGGGTGAAGAtacacaagtaaaaaaaaagaacgtaACGTGACTCTCTCCGCGTCTGACACGATGATTTTACAGTGTGCGTAGTGTGGCACGGAGCGCGTGCATTGCATCTCCACCCCCGCGCTTGCCGTTTGACACGACGTTGCTAGTGTATACtggctatagctagctagtggcACGGAGCAGCCGCATGCCCGCAAAATAGGAGAGAATGTTTCCGCcgcgattttttttaacctcgTGGTGTGTTTTTTCCTCGGTAAAAGGAAGAGTATAATCTTTGCAATATAGTGTTGTGTTTGGAGCAAGGTACGGATATTGATCAAGCCAAATGTAATAAAACTGGTGCTTTAATCTTGCAAGTTGCAATACCGAGTACCAGAGTGGAAAAAACGCACAATTATATTGATACTTAGGTACgacaaattatcaaattttacattaaaattttggtatctcggtacctactcaaggaccgtaaaattgctccccTGTTTTACGGGCTCCAGGAGAGCGACACGAACAGTTCTCTGCATACCCCACTCATAGGTGAAGCATATGCTAGAATAGACATGAATTCTCAACTAATGATTTAGGTTGCATCTGTCCATCTGGTGCACTTGTTTTTCTACAAACATTCGATACAATAAACAGTAGCCTAAACCAACATTAGCGGCAGGCCCTCGACAGCCCGAAGAAGGCaaagaaaataagaggaaAAACTAATACCATGCCATGACGCGGTCCGATCAAGATCGAACGGCCCTGGTCGCACTCGCATAATGGCAATGCCCGGTCTTCCGCTCCATTTCCTGGATCAAACGAACGACTTCACCTAGCACAGCCGCCGGCTGGTAGGCGCCCTCCATGCCCACCAGCTCAGCCAGTGCATCGATCTTCCTCACGAAGGTCTCGTCGAAGAAGAGCTCGTCCAAGCTCGCCACGTcgtcctccgcctcggcctcgccgccggccgtctcCTCATCCACCGCCCCAACACCGGACGTGCCTGCGTCGGACACGGTGtcggggccgccgccgtcgtcatcgtcgccgaTTTGTGCAGCGCGATCACAGAGCACCATCGCCGCCATGTCAACCTGGTGGACCGGGCGAGACGCAACGATGTCACCGGTCCGCGGCAGCCTCGCTCGGTGAAGCGCCTCCAAGCCGATGGCCAGCTGAGTGTCGTAAGGGACGCCTGTCTGCTCCATGGccggagctgggccgaagcatCTGAGGTGCGCACCGGTGAGGTCGAAGAAGATGCACTGCGGCAACTGCACGGCATGCTCCATTCTTGGCTCGCCTTTACGTTTTCTGTGCGAAATGTGGAGCTCTGCTAATTTGCCACCTGACTTTTTCTATCAGAAAATCAAAGGACTACAAGAATTAAGTCGCCACAAGATTGTTGaataaaaggaaggaaaaaaacaatttttgaaCTGAAGATGCATAAACAATTTTGCATGACTAGATGAGTTAATTACCTGTGTAAGCATTAGAACTCTGTACACATATTAACACACCAACAATGTAGTGAGTTTGTGTGCAAGAcataagagataaaagaggccatggctatatatatatatatacatgtgccCTGAGCAAAGGGGTGATTTTAGCTTCCTGAACAGGGTAAGTAAACGAGTTAGCACCTGTGGACCTATGGTGGCACAGGAAAAGAACGGAAGAGTGAGGCcctgtttaaatttttttctcaaaaacatcacatcgaatctttagagacctaaatatatataaatattaaaactaattacatacttatggagaaaattgtgagacgaatcttttgagcctaattagtacatgattaactaATATGTGCTGACGCtcaaaaagattcgtctcgcggttttcaggcataatctaaaatttattttataattgaactatgtttaatattttaattttataaccGTACGCGTCGATGTGACATctatcccaaaattttttttccaaccgAACCGGGCCTGAGAGATAACAATTCTGTTCGGTGCGGCAGGGGTGAAGGAACACTGAGGTTAAGGTGGCAAGAAGTGTGCCAATAAATTACTGATGCAGAGGGCGCTGTTGTGAAAGGGCAGAAAAGTTGGCCTCCGGCAAACATGCTCCTCGTCAAGGGGCTTTCCGCTTGATCGGGACTCAAACAGGCACGAAAAACAGGAGACCCCACACGGACACGCCTAGATGAACACTCCCTTGGAAGGAAGTTATCCATGATCATCATGATCTTAATTGTAGACGTGAACCTGCAACCAGAGATTGTTTCGGCACTATGTTTGATCTTTGCTTACTAGGCAAGGTGCCAAGGTATATGTAAATGTGTGTCGTACATATATCGCACAAGTATTGAATTCTTAAATATGAAGTTCGAAATTGAAATTCCATAATTCATATGCACG
This is a stretch of genomic DNA from Oryza brachyantha chromosome 1, ObraRS2, whole genome shotgun sequence. It encodes these proteins:
- the LOC102719349 gene encoding uncharacterized protein LOC102719349, whose protein sequence is MEHAVQLPQCIFFDLTGAHLRCFGPAPAMEQTGVPYDTQLAIGLEALHRARLPRTGDIVASRPVHQVDMAAMVLCDRAAQIGDDDDGGGPDTVSDAGTSGVGAVDEETAGGEAEAEDDVASLDELFFDETFVRKIDALAELVGMEGAYQPAAVLGEVVRLIQEMERKTGHCHYASATRAVRS
- the LOC102719070 gene encoding aldehyde oxidase GLOX1-like; this encodes MWPLLLLRASVLSAALLAAVEAAPRGGGGGQQELLATGGGASGLTRAPPRPAPSKVALDSVTLPADTSAGFAGAWSVVSENSGVSAMHLVVMRHGKAVMFDTSTTGRSLMRLPVGGCRPDTRSRRPGAMDCWAHAVEFDYNTGALRSLKIVTDTWCSSGAFDVDGNLVQTGGYFEGDKSVRYLGACDRCDWKEFPKSLAEGRWYATQLVLPDGGFIVIGGRRAFSYEFVPPGGQVNTKTMPLRLLRETTDEDENNLYPFVYLLPDGNLFIFVNDRSVVFDYGSGQVVRELPILPAGARNYPASAMSALLPLDLRRGVGLSAEVIVCGGATKNSFKLGESSTFPPALRDCARINPSKPRARWALDQMPVARVMGDMLILPTGDLLMLNGAAKGCSGWGFGRQPVLSPVLYSPHQPRGKRFRALTATTVPRMYHATSAVLPDATVLVAGSNTNTAYNFSGVDFPTEVRVERFTPPYLSPQLAANRPSIDAASLPRDGMRYGSRFTLRFATPAQAVGNADVKVTMYAPPFTTHGYSMNQRLLILPVAAFAAQGRQHTVTVDPPPKPELAPPGYYMVYVVAKGVPSKAAWVKIHK